From Ignisphaera aggregans DSM 17230, the proteins below share one genomic window:
- a CDS encoding major facilitator superfamily MFS_1 (COGs: COG2814 Arabinose efflux permease~InterPro IPR011701~KEGG: tna:CTN_1570 major facilitator superfamily MFS_1 precursor~PFAM: major facilitator superfamily MFS_1~SPTR: B9K9W3 Major facilitator superfamily MFS_1~PFAM: Major Facilitator Superfamily) yields MHRYIIALLCLGYTTTAVIQLSTFNTLIPYISRELGFSIDLAGILISLGAFASLFMPPIISYTMDRYSISKIILATLAIFTISNLAISLSQNIFVIAIARLLIGMSMPFTWPICSRIVTEYIPRHRQSLYTSIYDSGSLIGLTISYLIASLLENSWRICLMVISIIPIAFGIIYIAINRSSPIEISSRRGSSQSIDSGKVYRYLLVLFPAFFLGLFQWNLALSWLSTYLINELSYRLIDIALYMVLMSFIGVSIEIFSGYLSDRIGDVRGVIKAINIGFISTSIIFILIPFSSDRYIKFMMVSSTLALFRISAPALWSLIGFVIPREFLARFSSIYTLGGPLSGIFTTLVSGYIAHIYGSFNYSFILAGIVTLLSSMLYTYSIHLVNKQ; encoded by the coding sequence ATGCATAGATATATAATTGCATTGCTATGCCTTGGATATACAACAACAGCAGTTATACAGCTCTCAACATTCAATACACTAATACCATATATCTCTAGAGAACTAGGATTCTCAATAGATCTTGCAGGGATTCTTATATCTCTAGGAGCTTTTGCATCATTGTTTATGCCTCCTATTATAAGCTATACAATGGATAGATATAGTATCTCAAAGATTATCCTAGCTACACTAGCTATATTCACAATATCTAATCTAGCTATATCATTATCACAAAACATCTTTGTAATAGCTATCGCAAGACTTTTAATTGGTATGTCAATGCCATTTACATGGCCTATATGCTCAAGGATAGTTACAGAATATATCCCGAGACATAGGCAGAGTCTATATACATCTATATATGATTCTGGATCCTTGATAGGATTAACAATAAGCTATCTTATAGCATCTCTCCTAGAGAATAGCTGGAGAATATGTCTTATGGTTATAAGCATTATACCTATAGCATTTGGTATAATCTATATAGCTATAAATAGATCTTCACCTATAGAGATATCGTCTAGAAGAGGTAGTAGTCAATCTATAGATAGTGGTAAAGTATATCGCTACCTCCTAGTACTCTTCCCAGCATTTTTCCTAGGATTATTTCAATGGAACCTGGCTCTCTCATGGCTATCTACATATCTTATCAATGAGCTTAGCTATAGACTCATAGATATAGCTCTCTATATGGTTCTAATGAGCTTTATAGGTGTTTCTATAGAGATTTTCTCTGGATATCTATCGGATAGAATCGGAGATGTTAGGGGTGTTATAAAAGCTATAAATATAGGTTTTATATCTACATCAATAATATTTATATTAATACCATTTTCATCTGATAGATACATAAAGTTTATGATGGTTTCGTCAACACTAGCATTATTTAGAATATCTGCACCGGCTCTATGGTCTCTAATAGGATTTGTTATACCTAGAGAGTTTCTAGCTAGGTTTAGCTCTATATATACTTTGGGAGGACCTCTATCAGGAATATTTACAACATTGGTAAGTGGCTATATAGCACACATATATGGATCTTTCAACTATAGCTTTATTCTGGCTGGCATAGTAACACTATTATCATCAATGCTATATACATACTCTATACATTTAGTAAATAAACAATAG
- a CDS encoding hypothetical protein (KEGG: pcl:Pcal_0194 hypothetical protein~SPTR: A3MSL4 Putative uncharacterized protein) — translation MYRSLLIPIIVISLALLANIDMIYAENSFSVRWIRYIAVPPLNSLLSICIFSNYVVAIGYVNVKTYHIPTFYPAPDNPYIVFINRYTGRVEKTWIDTSLEGEFIDCVALGDKLYVIGGVGLYVFDKNLNIVKKADVKGLKIFSDGEYIYIDTHSHIEKRSPDLELLNAIHEYDIQGFLSCILETSINSAVGDIWIISVCPGLNITSIAILDRDFSVKKIITYRGDDEYILDAVSSMCFDSNGYAYISGIRSRGSSIMKFDMFGNPVAIHRSSDYSFDFLSLLCDSDRIYGFSGSYITIMDKNLSIIGSITLQNSIVVPRVVADEYTVYVAGDSERRWIVYALNIPYKDKGVIPTQPTVFIAITISILVPVYLAIRQRIRSYP, via the coding sequence TTGTATAGATCATTGCTCATACCAATTATAGTAATATCCCTAGCTCTATTAGCTAATATAGATATGATCTATGCTGAGAATAGCTTTAGCGTTAGATGGATACGTTATATAGCTGTTCCACCGCTTAATAGTCTTCTATCTATATGTATATTCAGTAACTATGTTGTTGCTATAGGATATGTCAATGTAAAAACATATCATATCCCTACATTCTATCCAGCTCCTGATAATCCATATATAGTGTTTATAAATAGGTATACCGGAAGAGTTGAGAAAACTTGGATTGATACATCACTAGAAGGAGAATTTATAGACTGTGTAGCCTTAGGAGATAAACTATATGTTATTGGTGGAGTAGGTCTATATGTATTTGATAAGAATCTAAATATTGTTAAGAAAGCCGATGTTAAAGGACTTAAAATATTTTCAGATGGCGAATATATCTATATTGATACACATAGCCATATAGAGAAAAGATCCCCCGATCTAGAACTTCTAAATGCTATCCACGAATATGATATTCAAGGTTTTCTTAGTTGTATCCTTGAAACCTCCATCAACTCTGCTGTAGGTGATATCTGGATTATTAGTGTATGCCCCGGATTAAATATAACATCTATTGCTATACTGGATAGAGATTTTAGTGTTAAGAAGATTATTACATATCGTGGGGATGATGAGTATATCCTTGATGCAGTATCATCAATGTGTTTTGATTCTAATGGATATGCCTATATATCTGGAATACGTTCTAGGGGTTCAAGTATTATGAAGTTTGATATGTTTGGAAATCCTGTAGCGATACATAGAAGTAGTGATTATAGTTTCGATTTTCTATCTCTATTATGCGACTCGGATAGGATATATGGCTTTAGTGGTAGCTATATAACTATAATGGATAAGAATCTAAGCATTATTGGCTCTATAACGCTTCAAAATAGTATTGTTGTACCTAGGGTAGTAGCAGATGAGTATACAGTATATGTTGCAGGAGATTCTGAACGTAGATGGATTGTATATGCACTTAATATTCCATACAAAGATAAAGGTGTTATACCAACACAGCCTACTGTATTTATCGCTATAACAATATCTATTCTAGTCCCAGTATATCTAGCGATTAGACAAAGAATAAGGAGCTATCCATAG
- a CDS encoding Protein of unknown function DUF998 (COGs: COG3371 membrane protein~InterPro IPR009339~KEGG: sto:ST1539 hypothetical protein~PFAM: Protein of unknown function DUF998~SPTR: Q970R2 Putative uncharacterized protein ST1539~PFAM: Protein of unknown function (DUF998)) yields the protein MYRTLLTIGKNLGLIPVVGFWIIATISIGYNPWFNIWKHAFSDLGAKDAVNPWIYNYGLIVLGAITMLYSIYLAYVSWNKFIVFSSALIFVAGIFLSLIGIYPGGTRPHTFVSTWFFIQFFIALIPMAIGFIFSGKYIDALFQIIIFIAALLGAILVKWPSVALIEAYEILLIDIVVIHLWIRL from the coding sequence ATGTATAGAACACTACTTACAATAGGTAAAAACCTTGGTCTAATACCTGTAGTAGGTTTTTGGATTATAGCAACTATATCTATAGGATATAATCCATGGTTTAATATATGGAAACATGCATTTAGTGATCTTGGGGCAAAGGATGCTGTAAACCCTTGGATATATAACTATGGCTTAATAGTCCTTGGAGCTATAACAATGCTTTACAGTATATATCTTGCTTATGTATCATGGAATAAGTTTATAGTGTTCTCATCAGCATTAATCTTTGTTGCAGGAATATTTCTATCACTAATAGGTATCTATCCTGGGGGAACTAGACCACATACATTTGTATCTACATGGTTCTTTATACAGTTCTTTATAGCTCTTATACCAATGGCTATAGGATTTATATTTAGTGGAAAGTATATAGATGCATTATTTCAAATAATAATATTTATAGCTGCACTACTTGGTGCTATACTAGTTAAATGGCCTTCAGTAGCTTTAATAGAAGCATATGAGATATTATTGATAGATATTGTAGTTATACATCTATGGATTAGACTATAG
- a CDS encoding Protein of unknown function DUF429 (COGs: COG2410 conserved hypothetical protein~InterPro IPR007362~KEGG: smr:Smar_1463 hypothetical protein~PFAM: Protein of unknown function DUF429~SPTR: A3DPJ2 Putative uncharacterized protein~PFAM: Protein of unknown function (DUF429)), with product MVIVSGLDLAGSSKRCSGYVSIDIDYRKTLDMLCLYGDNEIVRKIDIDRPIVLAIDAPIIEKPIVRDVDRKAISQGYRVLPPTLRGMAILTQRAWNLYNIVRRLGIEVIETHPKSALKSSGFRSVIELADGLGIEIDRNSISNKDIADALICSIVAYCYYTRECIDVIRGSDGCIYILKLYKK from the coding sequence ATGGTTATAGTATCTGGATTAGATTTAGCTGGTTCGTCAAAGAGGTGTAGTGGCTATGTATCTATAGATATTGACTATAGAAAGACTTTAGATATGCTATGTCTATATGGTGATAATGAAATTGTTAGAAAAATAGATATTGATAGACCTATTGTACTAGCTATAGATGCTCCAATTATTGAGAAACCTATTGTTAGAGATGTTGATAGAAAGGCTATTAGCCAGGGCTATAGAGTTTTACCACCAACTCTAAGGGGTATGGCTATATTGACTCAAAGGGCATGGAATCTATATAACATTGTTAGGAGGCTGGGTATAGAGGTTATAGAGACTCATCCAAAGAGTGCATTAAAATCATCTGGATTTAGAAGTGTTATAGAGCTTGCTGATGGTCTTGGGATAGAGATTGATAGAAATTCTATCTCTAATAAGGATATAGCTGACGCTTTGATATGTAGTATTGTTGCTTATTGCTACTATACTAGAGAATGCATAGATGTTATAAGAGGTTCTGATGGATGTATATATATATTGAAATTATATAAAAAATAA
- a CDS encoding Conserved TM helix repeat-containing protein (InterPro IPR008910~KEGG: smr:Smar_0207 TM helix repeat-containing protein~PFAM: Conserved TM helix repeat-containing protein~SPTR: A3DL10 Conserved TM helix repeat-containing protein) encodes MASLEEVLNTLWRSFINILPGVIAAVIWIIVGAIVAIVVGDIVTRVVRRYIERPLTLTPFGKTLATLGLEFSELIGGLTKAFIIAITLVAAIGYIPLEGEAGAMIYSVVNYLPYLIGGIALITLGLVLAIALARYIGSILGASFGETYKHVTTLIENLLLVGLIAVVLTVSFTLLKIPSAFIYPLLLGSLAIAVGIFISIEAFKAIEANFPNFRPLTPFIQFILILAFLLIGMTAIFSQYPVVGDVTKMLSIGIAIAFGIVLIPIAFYLAKKALIEAGRS; translated from the coding sequence ATGGCTAGTCTAGAAGAAGTACTAAATACACTATGGCGGTCATTTATAAACATACTTCCAGGAGTTATTGCTGCTGTTATATGGATAATTGTGGGAGCTATTGTAGCTATTGTTGTTGGAGACATTGTTACAAGAGTTGTTAGGAGATATATCGAGAGACCTCTAACACTTACACCATTTGGAAAAACTCTTGCAACACTAGGTCTAGAATTCTCTGAACTTATAGGTGGATTAACAAAGGCATTCATCATTGCCATAACTCTTGTTGCTGCTATAGGCTATATACCTCTTGAGGGAGAGGCTGGAGCAATGATATATTCTGTTGTTAACTATCTACCATATCTTATAGGGGGTATAGCACTAATTACTCTCGGCCTTGTTCTAGCTATAGCACTTGCGCGATACATAGGATCTATCCTTGGTGCAAGTTTTGGTGAGACATATAAGCATGTAACTACATTGATAGAAAATCTACTTCTGGTTGGTCTAATAGCTGTAGTATTGACAGTATCATTTACATTATTAAAAATACCCTCAGCCTTTATCTATCCTCTACTACTTGGATCTCTAGCTATAGCCGTAGGAATATTTATATCTATAGAGGCTTTCAAAGCTATTGAGGCAAACTTTCCAAACTTTAGACCTTTAACACCATTTATACAGTTTATATTGATATTAGCATTCCTATTAATAGGTATGACAGCGATATTCAGCCAATATCCAGTTGTTGGAGATGTTACGAAGATGTTATCTATAGGTATAGCTATAGCCTTTGGAATAGTCTTAATACCAATAGCATTCTATCTAGCTAAAAAAGCTCTTATAGAAGCTGGAAGAAGTTAG
- a CDS encoding peptidase M48 Ste24p (COGs: COG0501 Zn-dependent protease with chaperone function~InterPro IPR001915~KEGG: tpe:Tpen_1218 peptidase M48, Ste24p~PFAM: peptidase M48 Ste24p~SPTR: A1RZI6 Peptidase M48, Ste24p~PFAM: Peptidase family M48) — protein sequence MVRGKLLLILSLLAITILVLTVVQLIISVLLPGIGFSWGLFPFWWSWWLIDIAAYAVAITTLILAGIGLERFIRNRIPVDMDHLRSAMISTSTAVIGATIFVIAALAYIFGVEFVTTVGLIAFLFAAIPSFISWLISPALINLSYGCRYDPELQEIVNRVAMRAGIEPPKAMVADMPIPNAFAYSSPVMGRYVAVTRGLMKTVRSREELEAVIGHELGHHKHRDNAIMMIFGLFPSVIYFLGRFLMFAGMTYRYVDGGGSNRRRESSGGVLLLIAGIILIVVSILIQIAVLALSRLREYYADAHGAKVTSPRAMINALESLDTYYRSYGAKRWLEDSKIKALFIYALAEPFFGLEEILSTHPPIEKRIRFLENLMYRPIEA from the coding sequence ATGGTTAGAGGAAAGCTTTTGCTAATACTAAGTCTGTTAGCAATAACAATACTTGTGCTAACAGTTGTTCAGCTAATAATATCTGTACTACTACCAGGGATAGGATTTAGCTGGGGTCTATTTCCGTTTTGGTGGAGTTGGTGGCTTATTGATATAGCTGCATATGCAGTAGCGATTACAACCCTGATACTAGCTGGTATTGGTTTAGAGAGGTTTATTAGGAATAGAATACCTGTAGATATGGATCATCTTAGATCAGCTATGATATCAACATCAACAGCTGTTATAGGAGCAACAATATTTGTTATAGCAGCACTTGCATATATCTTTGGAGTAGAGTTTGTAACAACCGTAGGTCTTATAGCATTTCTCTTTGCAGCTATACCATCATTTATATCCTGGCTTATCTCTCCAGCACTCATAAACTTGTCATATGGCTGTAGATATGATCCAGAGCTTCAGGAGATAGTTAATAGAGTTGCTATGAGAGCTGGTATAGAGCCTCCAAAGGCTATGGTAGCAGATATGCCTATACCAAATGCATTTGCATATTCATCACCTGTAATGGGGAGGTATGTAGCTGTAACAAGAGGTCTTATGAAGACTGTTAGGAGTAGGGAGGAGCTAGAGGCTGTCATAGGACATGAGCTTGGTCATCATAAGCATAGAGATAATGCTATAATGATGATATTTGGTTTATTCCCATCAGTTATATACTTCCTTGGAAGATTTCTAATGTTTGCAGGTATGACATATAGATATGTCGATGGTGGTGGAAGCAATAGGAGGAGAGAGTCATCTGGAGGAGTACTCCTATTAATAGCAGGAATAATATTAATAGTCGTAAGTATATTGATACAGATAGCAGTACTAGCACTATCAAGACTAAGAGAATACTATGCAGATGCACATGGGGCTAAAGTAACATCGCCAAGAGCTATGATAAATGCTCTAGAATCTCTAGATACATACTATAGAAGCTATGGTGCTAAGAGATGGTTAGAGGATAGCAAGATAAAAGCATTATTCATATATGCATTAGCAGAACCATTCTTTGGACTAGAAGAAATATTATCAACACATCCACCAATAGAGAAGAGAATAAGATTCCTAGAAAACCTTATGTATAGACCTATAGAAGCCTAA
- a CDS encoding hypothetical protein (KEGG: ote:Oter_3823 carbohydrate-binding CenC domain-containing protein~SPTR: B5JJ53 Carbohydrate binding domain protein~PFAM: Beta-galactosidase) codes for MNRLVLLLAIGIVVGIIVGIAVAPFTNIMPSTTVTQTVVSTTTFTQIATETILMTATTTTTIPTTLTTKLTVTQPTTIVETVTTTELIPQTITITSMPTPTTTIITRGTEQKLFEFVLPWNDNAASSFDLSQYLDKPAGKYGFVYVGSDGHLYVGDKRIKFLGVSVVGSWIFAPPSIVDQYVERLAKYGVNLVRIHAMDQNWDPSRNIFKIPSTRELDPQKLDRLDYLIYKLKENGIYVDINLMCYRSYSSYDGLPKEVDQIQQVKDKHILPFFYEPAKQLVKEFAYKLFTHVNGYTGVAYKDEPAIAFIEVLNEYGIIFGWLDGAIDRLPMLFKNELQKKWNEYLLEKYGSTQNLLKSWGSLKPGEYLENGAIKIFTLDEYRTRPETAQRDWVEFLWRLEYDFYMEMYRYLKEEIGVKQLVIGTQVVFGGTPNIQQNLDVVDTHHYWRYPVGSGNDFYVVNDAMVNNPLGSTIIRLAYTKIFGKPYTVSEYNHPAPNMYRSEGFILLPAYAAFQDWDAIMPYSYGGPSGPAVFDSKMIRGTLEFDQDPARWPLMITAYMLFIRGDVSPARYWVPVELSRETEIELIRSLRASVWNLPNGLHIAPPHIPLLHGVGLVTTNGTRPSTNIISIKDVSMPDKPVYVSDTGELIWDCSYGVDKCVFIVNTSRSIVLTGFISGRRFDFGDVVIEVGETMLNGYATIALHVLDGQSFKDTKKILVIAIGAVFNTGMNIYEYDSRKLLFTATTNMTSIPDTYGLKITTFGNWGRPPTIVEGINATIMIKTQYNAFAYVLDSRGLPRERIDMISSEGYRALYINNTYSTIWYEINIFR; via the coding sequence ATGAACAGACTTGTGTTGTTATTAGCAATAGGAATTGTTGTAGGGATTATAGTTGGTATAGCAGTAGCGCCTTTTACAAATATAATGCCATCAACCACAGTAACACAAACTGTAGTAAGTACAACGACATTTACACAAATAGCTACTGAAACCATATTGATGACAGCTACAACTACTACAACTATACCAACTACACTAACTACAAAACTTACGGTTACACAGCCTACAACTATTGTTGAGACTGTGACAACAACAGAATTAATACCTCAGACCATAACTATAACATCTATGCCCACACCTACTACTACGATAATAACGCGAGGTACAGAGCAAAAACTCTTTGAATTTGTCCTTCCATGGAACGACAATGCAGCTTCATCATTCGACCTCTCACAGTATTTAGATAAACCCGCTGGAAAGTATGGTTTTGTTTATGTGGGTTCAGATGGCCATCTATATGTTGGTGATAAGAGAATCAAGTTCTTGGGAGTTAGTGTTGTTGGCTCCTGGATCTTTGCACCACCATCTATAGTAGATCAGTATGTAGAGAGACTAGCTAAATATGGTGTGAATCTGGTTAGGATACATGCAATGGATCAAAACTGGGATCCATCACGCAACATCTTTAAGATACCAAGTACAAGAGAACTTGATCCACAGAAGCTCGATAGACTTGATTATCTGATATACAAACTTAAGGAGAATGGAATATATGTGGATATAAATCTTATGTGTTATAGGAGCTATTCTTCATATGATGGACTTCCTAAGGAGGTGGATCAGATACAGCAGGTGAAGGATAAACATATTTTGCCATTCTTCTACGAACCTGCGAAACAACTAGTTAAAGAGTTTGCATATAAACTGTTTACACATGTGAATGGATATACCGGTGTTGCATATAAGGATGAACCTGCAATTGCATTTATAGAGGTTCTAAATGAATATGGAATAATATTTGGCTGGCTTGATGGAGCTATAGACAGACTTCCAATGCTATTTAAGAATGAGCTTCAGAAGAAATGGAATGAATATCTATTGGAGAAATATGGATCTACACAGAACTTGCTAAAGAGCTGGGGCTCACTAAAACCAGGTGAATATCTTGAAAATGGTGCTATAAAGATATTTACATTGGATGAATATAGGACACGTCCAGAGACTGCTCAGAGGGATTGGGTGGAGTTTCTGTGGAGACTAGAATATGATTTCTACATGGAGATGTACAGATATTTGAAGGAGGAGATAGGTGTTAAACAGCTTGTCATAGGTACACAAGTTGTATTTGGTGGAACACCAAATATACAGCAAAACCTAGATGTTGTTGATACTCACCACTACTGGAGATATCCTGTTGGCAGTGGAAATGATTTCTATGTTGTAAACGATGCTATGGTTAACAATCCCCTGGGTAGCACAATTATAAGACTTGCATATACAAAGATATTCGGTAAGCCATATACAGTTAGTGAATATAATCATCCAGCACCAAATATGTATAGAAGTGAGGGCTTCATTCTCCTTCCAGCCTATGCAGCTTTCCAAGACTGGGATGCAATAATGCCTTACTCCTATGGCGGTCCATCGGGTCCAGCAGTCTTTGATTCTAAGATGATAAGAGGTACCCTTGAATTTGATCAGGACCCAGCTAGATGGCCTCTAATGATAACGGCGTATATGTTGTTCATAAGAGGAGATGTATCTCCAGCTAGATACTGGGTACCAGTGGAACTCTCTAGAGAAACAGAGATAGAGTTGATAAGATCGTTAAGAGCTAGTGTTTGGAATCTTCCAAATGGATTACATATAGCACCACCACACATACCACTACTTCATGGTGTAGGTCTTGTTACAACAAATGGGACAAGACCATCAACAAATATCATATCTATTAAAGATGTTAGTATGCCAGATAAACCTGTGTATGTTAGTGATACTGGTGAACTTATATGGGATTGTAGCTATGGAGTCGATAAATGTGTATTTATAGTAAATACATCGAGAAGCATAGTATTAACAGGATTTATTAGTGGAAGAAGATTTGATTTTGGGGATGTGGTAATAGAAGTTGGAGAAACTATGCTTAATGGATATGCAACAATAGCTCTACACGTATTAGATGGACAAAGCTTTAAAGATACAAAGAAGATACTTGTAATAGCTATTGGAGCAGTATTCAACACTGGAATGAATATATATGAGTATGACTCTAGAAAATTGCTATTTACAGCTACAACCAATATGACATCTATTCCAGATA
- a CDS encoding hypothetical protein (KEGG: mcl:MCCL_0034 hypothetical protein~SPTR: B9E930 Putative uncharacterized protein), whose amino-acid sequence MSMAIEELNVSGNIRLKGPIKIGHVKVSGAIVIDGSVDGNDIDVAGVMKIDGDLSVFSLDVAGAIRVSGLIRAKQIFVSGDIRSEKGIESERIVVKGKASSSYMKGIEIRLSGEMYIDRIIANKIYIAKDTEVRGSIEACEIVVDRGAEIERVYGRTIDIGRDAEIKIVEGENISIEKGAEVSLVRYVKSINIAKDVDIEKIERIEKISIDLEYCYHQP is encoded by the coding sequence ATGTCTATGGCTATAGAGGAACTTAATGTCTCTGGAAATATAAGGTTGAAGGGACCTATAAAGATCGGTCATGTTAAGGTTTCTGGAGCTATTGTTATAGATGGCTCTGTAGATGGTAATGATATAGATGTTGCTGGGGTTATGAAGATAGATGGAGATCTATCTGTATTTAGTCTAGATGTAGCTGGAGCTATAAGAGTTAGTGGATTGATAAGAGCTAAACAGATATTTGTTTCTGGGGATATAAGATCTGAAAAGGGGATAGAGTCTGAGAGAATTGTTGTTAAGGGAAAAGCATCTAGTAGCTATATGAAGGGTATTGAGATAAGATTATCTGGAGAGATGTATATTGATAGAATTATAGCTAATAAGATATATATAGCTAAGGATACAGAGGTAAGAGGCTCTATAGAAGCATGCGAGATTGTTGTTGATAGGGGGGCTGAGATAGAGAGGGTATATGGAAGAACTATAGACATAGGGAGAGATGCAGAGATTAAGATTGTTGAAGGTGAAAATATATCTATTGAGAAGGGAGCTGAGGTATCCCTGGTTAGATATGTAAAGAGTATAAATATTGCAAAGGATGTTGATATAGAGAAGATTGAGAGGATAGAGAAGATATCTATAGATCTAGAGTACTGCTATCACCAGCCATAG
- a CDS encoding 6-phosphogluconate dehydrogenase NAD-binding (COGs: COG2084 3-hydroxyisobutyrate dehydrogenase and related beta-hydroxyacid dehydrogenase~InterPro IPR006115~KEGG: smr:Smar_0243 6-phosphogluconate dehydrogenase, NAD-binding~PFAM: 6-phosphogluconate dehydrogenase NAD-binding~SPTR: A3DL46 6-phosphogluconate dehydrogenase, NAD-binding~PFAM: NAD binding domain of 6-phosphogluconate dehydrogenase) has protein sequence MDIGIVGLGLMGSNLVRCLRNKNIGVVVYNRTRSRAEALCREVNCVVVDSPREVADRAMFIIVFVADDDALRDVVFGSNGIVYSKNSSIIINASTITPMMSMYIYENIGKRYLEAPVYGSVDAAKSCSLLSIVAGDENVYREARGVIDLYSSKSIYVGEIPKASVLKLALNNVGMSFPIVLSESLAMLEAWGIDKELFREIAKNLWFGTAIERYWHRVTGPVKEPSFRLRLAAKDYSYVAKTLQIKNIPAFISSSISNLLTLATAEGYGDFDYTKIGEYLVELAKRGRNIVRE, from the coding sequence ATGGATATAGGTATTGTTGGTCTAGGTTTAATGGGATCTAATCTTGTTAGATGTCTAAGGAATAAGAATATAGGTGTAGTTGTATATAATAGAACTAGATCTAGAGCTGAAGCACTGTGTAGAGAGGTTAATTGTGTTGTTGTTGATAGTCCTAGGGAGGTAGCTGATAGAGCTATGTTTATAATAGTCTTTGTAGCTGATGATGATGCACTAAGAGATGTTGTATTTGGTTCTAATGGTATTGTATATTCAAAGAATAGCTCTATAATAATTAATGCTAGTACCATTACACCGATGATGAGTATGTATATATATGAGAATATTGGTAAGAGGTATCTGGAGGCTCCAGTATATGGAAGTGTTGATGCTGCTAAGAGCTGTAGTCTTCTATCTATAGTTGCAGGTGATGAGAATGTTTATAGAGAGGCTAGAGGTGTTATAGATCTCTATAGCTCTAAGTCTATATATGTTGGAGAAATACCAAAGGCATCTGTATTAAAACTTGCTCTAAACAATGTCGGAATGTCATTCCCAATAGTATTATCTGAGAGTCTAGCTATGTTAGAGGCATGGGGTATAGATAAAGAGCTCTTTAGAGAAATAGCTAAGAATCTATGGTTTGGAACAGCTATCGAGAGATACTGGCATAGGGTTACAGGTCCTGTTAAAGAGCCTAGCTTCAGACTTAGACTTGCAGCAAAGGATTATAGCTATGTCGCAAAAACCCTTCAGATTAAGAATATTCCAGCATTTATAAGTAGCTCAATATCAAATCTATTAACATTAGCTACAGCTGAAGGCTATGGAGATTTCGACTATACTAAGATAGGGGAATACCTAGTTGAGTTAGCTAAAAGGGGTAGGAATATTGTGAGGGAATAG